From Halomicrobium salinisoli, the proteins below share one genomic window:
- a CDS encoding Mov34/MPN/PAD-1 family protein, translated as MRLFRSGGILGIAESALEFALEASKEAHPDEYMGLLRGEDARKLGLDEDGTVLTDVLVIPGTESNPVSATVNTSMVPNDLRAAGSIHSHPNGVLRPSDADLGTFGKGKVHIIVGAPYDWDDWQAFDREGERMDLDVIDVEPPEEAFFDFDQTDIDRELREDER; from the coding sequence ATGCGGCTGTTTCGCTCGGGTGGAATCCTCGGGATCGCCGAGTCGGCCCTCGAGTTCGCCCTCGAGGCCTCGAAGGAGGCCCACCCCGACGAGTACATGGGGCTGCTCCGCGGCGAGGACGCCCGGAAGCTCGGGCTGGACGAGGACGGCACGGTCCTGACGGACGTGCTTGTCATCCCGGGCACGGAGTCCAACCCCGTGAGCGCGACGGTGAATACCAGCATGGTGCCGAACGACCTGCGGGCGGCGGGGTCGATTCACTCCCACCCCAACGGCGTGTTGCGACCCAGCGACGCCGACCTGGGCACGTTCGGCAAGGGCAAGGTCCACATCATCGTCGGCGCGCCCTACGACTGGGACGACTGGCAGGCCTTCGACCGCGAGGGCGAGCGGATGGACCTCGACGTCATCGACGTCGAGCCGCCCGAGGAGGCCTTCTTCGACTTCGACCAGACGGACATCGACCGGGAACTGCGGGAGGACGAACGGTGA
- the ribH gene encoding 6,7-dimethyl-8-ribityllumazine synthase, translating into MVQLGLVIAQYDKHGDVIEAMERSAREAADERGAEVVATLEVPGAYDTPLAADRLARREDVDAVAALGAIVSGDTDHDQVIGAAAAQGLTDVSLDRDTPVTLGIVGPGMSQDEAEARTDKGGEAVRSAVDLAEELP; encoded by the coding sequence ATGGTGCAGCTCGGGCTGGTGATCGCCCAGTACGACAAACACGGCGACGTGATCGAGGCGATGGAGCGGTCGGCCAGGGAGGCCGCCGACGAACGCGGCGCCGAGGTCGTGGCCACCCTGGAGGTGCCGGGGGCGTACGACACGCCGCTGGCGGCCGACCGGCTGGCCCGTCGCGAGGACGTCGACGCCGTGGCCGCGCTGGGCGCGATCGTCAGCGGCGACACCGACCACGATCAGGTGATCGGCGCGGCCGCGGCCCAGGGGCTGACCGACGTCAGCCTCGACCGGGACACGCCGGTCACGCTGGGCATCGTCGGCCCGGGCATGAGCCAGGACGAGGCGGAGGCGCGCACCGACAAGGGCGGCGAGGCCGTCCGCAGCGCCGTCGACCTCGCCGAGGAACTGCCGTGA
- the purE gene encoding 5-(carboxyamino)imidazole ribonucleotide mutase, which produces MTADSVQSLIDQLREQAEMDLPDEETPDVGIVMGSDSDLPTMAGGKGKRPGAYAALAEELGFEEQTDYEDPPEARFTFETFVVSAHRTPELMYAYAETAADRGLDVIIAGAGGKSADLPNMTASIAYPLPVIGVPVQEKSVDSVIGMPQGAPITAVDAGKSFNAALTAAQILSREHPELRDRLVAYHDGLQEGVGEASRDLHELGTPGFKDDYWD; this is translated from the coding sequence ATGACCGCAGACTCCGTCCAGTCGCTGATCGACCAGCTCCGCGAGCAAGCCGAGATGGATCTGCCCGACGAGGAGACGCCGGACGTCGGCATCGTCATGGGATCGGACTCGGACCTCCCGACGATGGCCGGCGGGAAGGGCAAGCGGCCGGGCGCGTACGCCGCGCTCGCCGAGGAACTGGGCTTCGAGGAGCAGACCGACTACGAGGACCCGCCCGAGGCGCGGTTCACCTTCGAGACGTTCGTGGTGTCGGCCCACCGGACGCCCGAACTCATGTACGCCTACGCGGAGACGGCGGCCGACCGGGGGCTGGACGTGATCATCGCGGGCGCGGGCGGCAAGAGCGCGGACCTGCCGAACATGACCGCTTCCATCGCGTACCCGCTGCCGGTGATCGGCGTGCCCGTCCAGGAGAAGTCGGTGGACTCGGTGATCGGGATGCCCCAGGGCGCGCCGATCACGGCGGTCGACGCGGGCAAGTCGTTCAACGCGGCGCTGACGGCGGCCCAGATCCTCTCCCGGGAGCACCCGGAACTGCGCGACCGGCTGGTCGCGTACCACGACGGCCTCCAGGAGGGGGTCGGCGAGGCCTCCCGGGACCTCCACGAGCTGGGGACGCCTGGATTCAAGGACGACTACTGGGACTGA
- a CDS encoding flippase activity-associated protein Agl23: protein MASPGSHERPRIRSEPRAWARQHALTATGLVVAVTVFGLALRFVLLGDRIAHWDEGRVGYWIVYYQETGSFAYRRIIHGPFIQHVNRWLFPILGANDFTMRLPVAIVGGLLPATALLFREHLRRVEMAVMALFLALNPVLLYYSRFMRSDVLVATFMFAAFGFLVRFYDTRRFRYVYAAAALMAAGFAAKENAIIYVATWIGAAGLLADQALYRPRGHDSGADLLWSKVSAARERSREAPAVVRARVVDYSFHLVMAGVLFVFLSLFFYAPRGAGVDGLNYPPADPATTLGFWEAVANPVQLPTLVLDTWNYVQEEFVTWVTQADETGENETLTAQYAEFLGRYVEVMGTRAAALSVFAVIGFLYERYGRDRSRNLVMFAAYGGFVSVLGYPLGTDIFGAWIVVHALVPLSIPAAVGLSRVADWGREALAADDRVGVTAAVVVLLVVVAQFAVVGGPAVYQHDQSDSNTLVQYAQPGDDPREELRTIREVAADGDGGTDVLLYYGEPDERYDDGSALVEQDPSGWNSSSMNYRPLCSKWFNTLPLPWYFASADADVACERSDKNLSVRAVNDQPPVVITARTDSTVPEDILSEHYERESYEMRSYGTEMTFWVHESHAEGDGA, encoded by the coding sequence ATGGCATCGCCCGGCAGTCACGAGCGGCCGCGCATACGCTCTGAGCCCCGCGCGTGGGCACGGCAGCACGCCCTCACGGCGACGGGGCTCGTGGTCGCCGTCACGGTCTTCGGGCTCGCCCTCCGGTTCGTCCTCCTGGGGGACAGGATCGCTCACTGGGACGAGGGGCGGGTGGGGTACTGGATCGTCTACTACCAGGAGACGGGCTCGTTCGCCTACCGGCGGATCATCCACGGTCCCTTCATCCAGCACGTCAACCGCTGGCTGTTCCCGATCCTCGGGGCCAACGACTTCACGATGCGCCTGCCGGTGGCGATCGTCGGCGGACTGCTCCCGGCCACCGCGCTGCTCTTCCGCGAGCACCTCCGCCGGGTCGAGATGGCCGTCATGGCGCTGTTTCTCGCACTGAACCCGGTCCTGCTGTACTACTCGCGGTTCATGCGCAGCGACGTGCTGGTCGCGACGTTCATGTTCGCCGCGTTCGGCTTCCTCGTTCGCTTCTACGACACGCGCCGCTTCCGCTACGTCTACGCCGCCGCGGCGCTGATGGCCGCCGGCTTCGCCGCCAAGGAGAACGCGATCATCTACGTGGCGACCTGGATCGGGGCCGCCGGGCTGCTCGCCGACCAGGCGCTGTATCGCCCGCGGGGGCACGACAGCGGCGCGGACCTGCTCTGGAGCAAGGTGTCGGCGGCCCGCGAGCGGTCGCGCGAGGCGCCCGCGGTCGTCCGCGCACGCGTCGTGGACTACTCCTTCCACCTCGTCATGGCCGGCGTCCTGTTCGTCTTCCTCTCGCTGTTCTTCTACGCGCCCCGCGGGGCCGGGGTCGACGGACTGAACTACCCGCCGGCCGACCCAGCGACGACGCTCGGATTCTGGGAGGCCGTGGCGAATCCCGTCCAGCTCCCGACGCTGGTACTCGACACATGGAACTACGTTCAGGAGGAGTTCGTCACCTGGGTCACCCAGGCCGACGAGACCGGGGAGAACGAGACGCTGACGGCGCAGTACGCCGAGTTCCTCGGTCGCTACGTCGAGGTCATGGGCACGCGCGCGGCCGCCCTGTCGGTCTTCGCCGTCATCGGGTTCCTCTACGAGCGCTACGGCCGCGACCGTTCGCGCAACCTCGTCATGTTCGCCGCCTACGGCGGGTTCGTCTCCGTGCTGGGCTACCCGCTGGGCACGGACATCTTCGGCGCCTGGATCGTCGTCCACGCGCTGGTTCCGCTGTCGATCCCCGCCGCCGTCGGCCTGTCTCGGGTCGCCGACTGGGGACGCGAGGCGCTCGCCGCGGACGACCGCGTCGGCGTCACCGCCGCCGTCGTCGTGCTCCTGGTGGTCGTCGCGCAGTTCGCCGTCGTCGGCGGCCCGGCCGTCTACCAGCACGACCAGTCCGACTCGAACACGCTCGTCCAGTACGCCCAGCCCGGCGACGATCCGCGGGAGGAGCTACGGACGATCCGCGAGGTCGCCGCCGACGGCGACGGCGGCACCGACGTCCTGCTCTACTACGGCGAACCGGACGAGCGGTACGACGACGGGTCGGCGCTCGTCGAGCAGGATCCGTCCGGCTGGAACTCCTCGAGCATGAACTACCGGCCGCTGTGCAGCAAGTGGTTCAACACGCTCCCGCTGCCGTGGTACTTCGCGTCCGCCGACGCCGACGTGGCCTGCGAGCGCTCGGACAAGAACCTGAGCGTCCGCGCGGTCAACGACCAGCCGCCGGTCGTCATCACAGCGCGGACCGACTCCACCGTCCCCGAGGACATCCTCTCGGAGCACTACGAGCGCGAGAGCTACGAGATGCGCAGCTACGGCACCGAGATGACCTTCTGGGTCCACGAGTCCCACGCAGAGGGCGACGGCGCGTAG
- a CDS encoding DHH family phosphoesterase, with product MSPPTGTENGASVPGEGTVVHELADGCTLDDVEEGELYVGAVNGVVEYGVFVDLSDELSGLVHASNLEGDYDVGDEVVVELAEVRENGDVSFNEVPVDDYERRQVGRGDRVNVAELDDATGDTVVLAGEILQINQTGGPTVFQLRDDTGVAPCAAFEEAGVRAHPGVDLGDIVQVTGRVETREGSVQIEVDELQVLDGDEAVEVRVAIDDALDELAEPADIDPLVEWPAFEKLWDDLREVARRLRRTVLEGRPIRMRHHADGDGLCASVPLHVALERFVESHYEDDDAARHMLKRLPSKAPFYEMEDVTRDLNFALENRERHGQKLPLLLMLDNGSTEEDTPAYRNLRHYDIPVVVVDHHHPDPEAVEPLIDAHVNPYLHDEDYRITTGMMCVELARMIDPSLTDELRHVPAVAGVSDRSEGEAMDDYVELAREEGYDETDLRDVGEALDYATFWLKYNDGRELIDDVLNVDCDDRQRHEEVVDFLASKAERDVDEQLDAAMSHVEHEELGNGAHLYRIDVENHAHRFTYPAPGKTTGKIHDTKVEETGDPVITIGYGPDFAVLRSDGVRLDIPEYVAELTDELDGGGVSGGGHLVVGSIKFVKGQRERVIDALVDKMADAEIDEDLQSAGVLGD from the coding sequence ATGTCTCCGCCTACAGGCACCGAGAACGGTGCCAGCGTTCCCGGCGAGGGAACTGTGGTCCACGAACTCGCCGACGGCTGTACCCTCGACGACGTCGAGGAGGGCGAGCTGTACGTCGGAGCGGTCAACGGCGTCGTCGAGTACGGCGTCTTCGTCGACCTCTCCGACGAGCTGTCCGGGCTCGTCCACGCCTCGAACCTCGAGGGCGACTACGACGTCGGCGACGAGGTCGTCGTCGAGCTCGCCGAGGTGCGCGAGAACGGCGACGTCAGCTTCAACGAGGTCCCGGTCGACGACTACGAGCGCCGTCAGGTCGGCCGCGGCGACCGCGTCAACGTCGCGGAGCTCGACGACGCGACCGGTGACACCGTCGTGCTCGCCGGCGAGATCCTTCAGATCAACCAGACCGGCGGTCCGACCGTCTTCCAGCTCCGGGACGACACCGGCGTCGCGCCGTGTGCCGCCTTCGAGGAGGCCGGCGTCCGCGCCCACCCCGGGGTGGACCTGGGCGACATCGTCCAGGTGACCGGCCGCGTCGAGACCCGCGAGGGCAGCGTCCAGATCGAGGTCGACGAGCTACAGGTGCTCGACGGCGACGAGGCCGTCGAGGTCCGCGTGGCCATCGACGACGCGCTCGACGAACTGGCCGAGCCCGCGGACATCGACCCGCTCGTCGAGTGGCCCGCCTTCGAGAAGCTCTGGGACGACCTCCGCGAGGTCGCCCGCCGCCTGCGCCGGACGGTCCTGGAGGGCCGGCCCATCCGGATGCGCCACCACGCCGACGGCGACGGCCTCTGCGCCAGCGTCCCGCTGCACGTCGCCTTAGAGCGGTTCGTCGAGTCCCACTACGAGGACGACGACGCCGCCCGGCACATGCTCAAGCGCCTCCCGAGCAAGGCGCCGTTCTACGAGATGGAGGACGTCACCCGCGACCTCAACTTCGCGCTGGAGAACCGCGAGCGCCACGGCCAGAAGCTCCCCCTCCTGCTGATGCTCGACAACGGCTCCACCGAGGAGGACACGCCGGCCTACCGGAACCTCCGGCACTACGACATCCCCGTGGTCGTCGTCGACCACCACCACCCCGACCCCGAGGCCGTCGAGCCGCTGATCGACGCCCACGTCAATCCCTACCTCCACGACGAGGACTACCGCATCACGACGGGGATGATGTGCGTCGAACTCGCCCGGATGATCGACCCGTCGCTGACCGACGAGCTGCGCCACGTGCCCGCCGTCGCCGGCGTCTCGGACCGCTCCGAGGGCGAGGCGATGGACGATTACGTCGAGCTCGCACGCGAGGAGGGCTACGACGAGACGGACCTCCGGGACGTCGGCGAGGCGCTGGACTACGCCACCTTCTGGCTGAAGTACAACGACGGCCGCGAGCTCATCGACGACGTGCTCAACGTCGACTGCGACGACCGCCAGCGCCACGAGGAGGTCGTCGACTTCCTCGCCAGCAAGGCCGAGCGCGACGTCGACGAGCAGCTCGACGCCGCGATGAGCCACGTCGAGCACGAGGAACTGGGCAACGGCGCCCACCTCTACCGCATCGACGTGGAGAACCACGCCCACCGCTTCACCTACCCCGCCCCCGGCAAGACGACGGGCAAGATCCACGACACCAAGGTCGAGGAGACGGGCGACCCCGTGATCACCATCGGCTACGGCCCGGACTTCGCCGTCCTGCGCTCGGACGGCGTCCGGCTGGACATCCCCGAGTACGTCGCCGAGCTCACCGACGAACTGGACGGCGGCGGCGTCTCCGGCGGCGGCCACCTCGTCGTCGGCTCCATCAAGTTCGTCAAGGGCCAGCGCGAGCGCGTCATCGACGCGCTGGTCGACAAGATGGCCGACGCCGAGATCGACGAGGACCTCCAGAGCGCGGGCGTCCTCGGCGACTGA
- a CDS encoding 5-(carboxyamino)imidazole ribonucleotide synthase, translated as MTLSTPGPTLGVVGGGQLGRMLAEAAAPLGIEVVVTDPSPDPPAGPVARDALTGDFDDEATIRALAERADYLTFEIELADPDALERVSEETGVPVHPKPDTLRLIQDKLVQKRELAEAGVPVPEFRRVDSEADLREACEELGYPAMVKARRGGYDGRGNVPVESPDDVADAFAEIVDAAQGATPEDPEGVAMVEEMVDFDREVAIMGCLGDGERDAFPVTETIHREEILREMVAPARVDEAVRERAREVALDVLDVMEGRGVYGIELFQDGDEVLLNEIAPRPHNSGHWTIEGCHTSQFEQHARAVTGRPLGTTEQRAPTALANLLGDVEERQDATLSGEEAILGTDRAHLHWYGKREVYRLRKMGHVTLVGEPDADRDALVEAVGALRDETTFEN; from the coding sequence ATGACGCTCTCGACACCTGGCCCGACGCTCGGCGTCGTCGGCGGGGGACAGCTCGGGCGGATGCTGGCCGAGGCGGCCGCACCGCTCGGTATCGAGGTGGTCGTCACCGACCCGTCGCCGGATCCGCCGGCGGGGCCGGTCGCCCGCGACGCGCTGACCGGGGACTTCGACGACGAGGCGACGATCCGCGCGCTCGCGGAGCGCGCCGATTACCTCACGTTCGAGATCGAACTCGCCGACCCGGACGCCCTGGAGCGGGTCAGCGAGGAGACGGGCGTGCCGGTCCACCCGAAGCCGGACACGCTGCGGCTGATCCAGGACAAGCTCGTCCAGAAGCGCGAACTCGCCGAAGCGGGCGTTCCGGTCCCCGAGTTCCGCCGGGTCGACAGCGAGGCCGACCTCCGCGAGGCCTGCGAGGAGCTTGGCTACCCCGCGATGGTGAAGGCGCGCCGCGGCGGCTACGACGGCCGCGGGAACGTCCCAGTCGAGTCGCCCGACGACGTCGCCGACGCCTTCGCCGAGATCGTCGACGCGGCCCAGGGCGCCACGCCGGAGGACCCCGAGGGCGTCGCGATGGTCGAGGAGATGGTCGACTTCGACCGCGAGGTCGCCATCATGGGGTGTCTGGGGGACGGCGAGCGCGACGCCTTCCCCGTCACCGAGACGATCCACCGCGAGGAGATCCTCCGGGAGATGGTCGCGCCGGCCCGCGTCGACGAGGCCGTTCGCGAGCGCGCACGCGAGGTCGCCCTCGACGTGCTCGACGTCATGGAGGGCCGGGGCGTCTACGGGATCGAACTGTTCCAGGACGGCGACGAGGTCCTGCTCAACGAGATCGCCCCGCGGCCGCACAACTCCGGCCACTGGACGATCGAGGGGTGTCACACCTCGCAGTTCGAGCAGCACGCCCGCGCCGTGACGGGACGCCCGCTCGGGACGACCGAGCAGCGCGCGCCGACGGCGCTGGCGAACTTGCTGGGCGACGTCGAAGAACGGCAGGACGCGACCCTCTCCGGCGAGGAGGCCATCCTGGGGACCGACCGCGCGCACCTCCACTGGTACGGCAAGCGCGAGGTGTACCGGCTGCGGAAGATGGGCCACGTGACGCTGGTCGGGGAACCGGACGCCGACCGGGACGCGCTGGTCGAGGCGGTCGGCGCGCTGCGGGACGAGACCACATTCGAGAACTGA
- a CDS encoding NADH-quinone oxidoreductase subunit A, whose product MTNSWIAIGALALVGIAIPLSMMTVSYLLRPTVPEQGKRATYESGEIPTGSSRRIKFNIQYYMVALLFLVFDIETVLIFPWTVIYGDAVAQVGLARALYPMLGFLAMLALGLGWAWRNGAVKWMRSPRASRQAEH is encoded by the coding sequence ATGACTAATTCATGGATCGCAATCGGCGCGCTCGCGCTGGTGGGGATCGCGATACCGCTGAGTATGATGACGGTATCGTACCTCCTCCGGCCGACCGTGCCAGAACAAGGGAAACGCGCCACCTACGAGAGCGGCGAGATCCCGACCGGCAGCAGCCGACGCATCAAGTTCAACATCCAGTACTACATGGTCGCGCTGCTGTTCCTCGTCTTCGACATCGAGACCGTCCTGATCTTCCCGTGGACGGTCATCTACGGAGACGCCGTCGCGCAGGTCGGCCTCGCGCGTGCGCTGTACCCGATGCTCGGGTTCCTCGCGATGCTCGCTCTCGGTCTCGGGTGGGCCTGGCGCAACGGCGCCGTCAAGTGGATGCGCAGCCCGCGCGCCTCACGGCAGGCTGAACACTAA
- a CDS encoding pyridoxal phosphate-dependent aminotransferase has product MNLDFSDRVGRVEPSATLAISNKAAELEADGVDVVDLSVGEPDFDTPQNIKDAAEEALEAGHTGYTSTPGIPALREAIAEKLHDDGLSQYEAENVVVTPGGKQALYEIIHTLIDDGDEVALLDPAWVSYEAMVKLAGGSLTRVDTAAHDLQLEPALDDLAAAVSDETELLVVNSPGNPHGAVYSDAALEGVRDLAVEHDITVISDEIYKEITYDGVEATSLGTIDGMEDRTITVNGFSKAYSMTGWRLGYFAGPEDLVSESGKIHGHSVSCAVNFVQHAGVEALQNTDEEVEEMVEAFAERRDFLLDLFEDHGVHVPEPQGAFYMMPEVAPDGDDTAWCDAAIEDAAVATVPGTAFGTPGYARISYANSKERLEEAVERLAEEDLL; this is encoded by the coding sequence ATGAACCTGGACTTCTCAGACCGCGTCGGACGAGTGGAACCGAGCGCGACGCTCGCGATCAGCAACAAGGCCGCGGAGCTGGAGGCCGACGGCGTCGACGTCGTCGACCTGAGCGTCGGCGAACCGGACTTCGACACGCCCCAGAACATCAAGGACGCCGCCGAGGAGGCCCTGGAAGCGGGCCACACCGGCTACACGTCCACGCCGGGCATCCCCGCGCTGCGGGAGGCCATCGCCGAGAAGCTCCACGACGACGGTCTCAGCCAGTACGAGGCCGAGAACGTCGTGGTCACGCCGGGCGGCAAGCAGGCCCTCTACGAGATTATCCACACGCTGATCGACGACGGCGACGAGGTGGCCCTGCTGGACCCCGCGTGGGTCTCCTACGAGGCGATGGTGAAGCTCGCCGGCGGGTCGCTGACTCGCGTCGACACCGCGGCCCACGACCTGCAGCTCGAGCCCGCGCTGGACGACCTCGCCGCGGCCGTCTCCGACGAGACGGAGCTGCTGGTCGTCAACTCGCCGGGCAACCCCCACGGCGCCGTCTACTCCGACGCGGCCCTGGAGGGCGTCCGCGACCTCGCCGTCGAGCACGACATCACCGTCATCTCCGACGAGATCTACAAGGAGATCACCTACGACGGCGTCGAGGCCACGTCGCTCGGTACGATCGACGGCATGGAGGACCGCACCATCACGGTCAACGGCTTCTCCAAGGCCTACTCGATGACCGGCTGGCGGCTCGGCTACTTCGCCGGCCCCGAGGACCTCGTCTCCGAGTCGGGCAAGATCCACGGCCACTCGGTCTCCTGCGCCGTCAACTTCGTCCAGCACGCCGGCGTCGAGGCGCTGCAGAACACCGACGAGGAAGTCGAGGAGATGGTCGAGGCCTTCGCCGAGCGCCGTGACTTCCTGCTCGACCTCTTCGAGGACCACGGCGTCCACGTCCCCGAGCCTCAGGGCGCGTTCTACATGATGCCCGAGGTCGCCCCGGACGGCGACGACACCGCGTGGTGCGACGCCGCCATCGAGGACGCCGCGGTCGCCACCGTCCCCGGCACCGCCTTCGGCACGCCGGGCTACGCGCGCATCTCCTACGCCAACAGCAAAGAGCGGCTGGAGGAGGCCGTCGAACGGCTGGCCGAGGAAGACCTGCTGTAA
- a CDS encoding NADH-quinone oxidoreductase subunit B, producing the protein MSSDQSTPGDAQSTQEARMGSGADNRFNSKLREAFGSTPFILTKFDKFMNWVRGSSMFMLQFGIACCSIEMMHTYAIKHDLDRFGAGVPRASPRQADVIIVPGTIVSKFAPRMKRVYDQMPEPKFVVSMGSCTVSGGPFQEGYNVVKGAEEVIPCDIHVPGCPPRPEALIYGVAKLQERIANGESAPVTVKPYELEQFGDLEQDELVQKLADQIDEDDLVMRYNWADSP; encoded by the coding sequence ATGAGCAGTGACCAATCGACCCCCGGCGACGCACAGTCTACTCAGGAAGCCCGGATGGGCAGCGGTGCGGACAACCGGTTCAACTCGAAGCTGCGTGAGGCGTTCGGCTCGACGCCGTTCATCCTCACCAAGTTCGACAAGTTCATGAACTGGGTCCGGGGCTCGTCGATGTTCATGCTGCAGTTCGGGATCGCCTGCTGCAGCATCGAGATGATGCACACCTACGCGATCAAGCACGACCTGGACCGCTTCGGTGCGGGCGTGCCCCGGGCCTCGCCGCGGCAGGCGGACGTGATCATCGTCCCCGGGACCATCGTCTCCAAGTTCGCCCCGCGGATGAAGCGCGTCTACGACCAGATGCCCGAGCCCAAGTTCGTCGTCTCCATGGGCTCGTGTACCGTCTCGGGCGGTCCCTTCCAGGAGGGGTACAACGTCGTCAAGGGCGCCGAGGAGGTCATCCCCTGCGACATCCACGTCCCCGGCTGCCCGCCCCGCCCCGAGGCGCTCATCTACGGCGTCGCCAAGCTCCAGGAGCGGATCGCCAACGGCGAGTCCGCGCCCGTCACCGTCAAGCCCTACGAGCTGGAGCAGTTCGGCGACCTCGAGCAGGACGAACTCGTCCAGAAGCTCGCGGACCAGATCGACGAAGACGACCTCGTGATGCGCTACAACTGGGCTGATTCGCCATGA
- a CDS encoding FAD synthase gives MSERVVAQGTFDILHPGHLHYLREAASMGERLYVIVARRENVTHKPKPVVPDEQRREMVGALDPVDEARLGHPEDIFVPIEEIEPDVIALGYDQHHDADGIRAALADRGIDCEVRTASPREESEDELLSTGRIIDTVLRERGD, from the coding sequence GTGAGCGAGCGCGTCGTCGCCCAGGGCACCTTCGACATCCTCCACCCGGGCCACCTCCACTACCTCCGGGAGGCCGCGTCGATGGGCGAACGCCTGTACGTCATCGTCGCCCGGCGCGAGAACGTCACGCACAAGCCGAAACCGGTCGTCCCGGACGAGCAGCGCCGGGAGATGGTCGGCGCCCTCGATCCCGTCGACGAGGCGCGACTGGGCCACCCTGAGGACATCTTCGTCCCCATCGAGGAGATCGAGCCCGACGTGATCGCGCTGGGGTACGATCAGCACCACGACGCCGACGGGATCCGGGCGGCGCTGGCCGACCGCGGTATCGACTGCGAGGTGCGGACGGCCTCCCCCCGCGAGGAGAGCGAGGACGAACTCCTCTCGACGGGCCGGATCATCGACACGGTGCTGCGCGAGCGCGGCGACTGA